The following coding sequences are from one Manis pentadactyla isolate mManPen7 chromosome 13, mManPen7.hap1, whole genome shotgun sequence window:
- the LOC130680477 gene encoding lysine-specific demethylase 4D-like has product MEAMMSQANCTQNPSCRIMTFYPTEEEFNDFEKYIIYMESQGAHRAGVAKIIPPKGWEARKTYNDISDILIPSPLQQDVLGRAGVFTQYSKKKKAMTVGEYRDLANSAKYQAPPHSDVDDLERKFWKTRLYSSPIYGADVNGSLFDANTKQWNLRHLGTIQDLLEQECGVVIEGVNTPYLYFGMWKTTFAWHTEDMDLYSINYVHFGEPKTWYAVPPEHGWRLEHLAKELFPASAHSCRAFLRHKVALMSPTVLRDNRIPFSRVTQQAGEFIVTFPYGYHAGFNHGFNCAEAINFAMPRWIDYGKAASQCSCGEARVSFPIDVFVRTLQPERYELWKRGQDQEAVNHVAPAATGSQELGTWKELWATRRAALGLRDLPPRRSLSPARQVAVGRRGHRRAPRLPASRRCVRASDPTSVAQGGDAACWSLEHGSALLTTQGPSDLGLHPTGRRGPGRRPREQGIQELTDQAPAKRRLLLSTALAAQDPDAQALSPDGPSLDNPAPPSTASPHSAQASGCCSVPAP; this is encoded by the coding sequence ATGGAAGCCATGATGTCTCAGGCTAACTGTACCCAGAACCCAAGTTGTAGAATCATGACCTTCTACCCAACTGaagaagagtttaatgattttgagaaatacattatttatatggaatctcaaggTGCACACCGAGCAGGTGTGGCCAAGATAATCCCCCCCAAGGGCTGGGAAGCCAGGAAGACATACAATGACATCAGTGACATCCTAATCCCCAGTCCCCTCCAGCAGGACGTCTTGGGCAGGGCTGGTGTGTTCACTCAGTACTCCAAGAAGAAGAAGGCCATGACGGTTGGGGAGTATCGTGACCTGGCGAACAGTGCTAAGTATCAGGCACCCCCACACTCAGATGTTGACGATTTGGAGCGAAAATTCTGGAAAACCCGGCTCTACAGTTCACCGATCTATGGTGCTGACGTCAACGGCTCCTTATTTGATGCAAACACCAAGCAGTGGAACCTCAGACACCTGGGAACCATTCAGGACCTGCTGGAGCAGGAGTGTGGGGTGGTCATCGAAGGCGTCAACACACCCTACCTGTACTTTGGCATGTGGAAGACAACATTTGCGTGGCACACAGAGGACATGGACTTGTACAGTATCAACTATGTGCACTTTGGGGAGCCCAAAACATGGTATGCAGTGCCCCCAGAGCATGGCTGGCGACTTGAACACCTGGCCAAGGAGCTCTTCCCGGCCAGTGCCCACAGCTGCAGGGCCTTCCTGCGGCACAAGGTGGCCCTCATGTCTCCCACTGTCCTCAGGGACAACAGGATCCCCTTCAGTCGGGTCACGCAGCAGGCTGGTGAGTTCATAGTGACATTTCCATACGGGTACCATGCTGGCTTCAACCACGGCTTCAACTGCGCGGAGGCCATCAACTTCGCCATGCCGCGCTGGATTGATTATGGCAAAGCGGCCTCTCAGTGCAGCTGCGGGGAGGCCAGGGTCAGCTTTCCCATTGATGTCTTCGTGCGCACCCTGCAGCCTGAGCGCTATGAGCTTTGGAAGCGCGGGCAGGACCAGGAGGCGGTGAACCATGTGGCGCCTGCAGCAACGGGCAGCCAAGAGCTGGGCACCTGGAAGGAGTTGTGGGCAACCAGGAGAGCTGCACTGGGCCTCCGGGACCTGCCGCCCCGCCGCTCGCTGAGCCCTGCCAGGCAGGTGGCCGTGGGGCGAAGGGGCCACCGCCGCGCCCCTAGGCTGCCCGCATCTCGGCGCTGTGTGCGGGCCTCTGATCCTACCTCTGTGGCTCAGGGCGGGGATGCCGCTTGTTGGTCCCTCGAGCATGGCTCAGCCCTGCTGACAACCCAGGGCCCATCTGACCTGGGTCTCCACCCAACTGGCAGGCGTGGTCCTGGCCGTCGTCCTCGGGAGCAGGGGATTCAGGAGCTGACTGACCAGGCCCCGGCCAAGAGGCGCCTCTTGCTCAGCACAGCATTAGCAGCTCAGGATCCCGACGCTCAGGCCCTTTCTCCAGATGGACCCTCACTGGACAACCCTGCACCACCGAGCACTGCGTCCCCGCATTCTGCTCAGGCTTCCGGGTGCTGCAGTGTCCCTGCACCCTAA